The genomic window ATTCCGTCCGCCGCGGTCGGATACAGATTTGCGAGATAGAAAGATCAGTGATCTATGGCTTTTTGCCTTCCCGCCACGTAGGCACAAAGTCGGAATTGATAAGCCAGCGTACAGGTTCGATCATCGAGTTTATCGACCGTGTCATGTGGCCGAAGTCAATCGTGCGAACCTCGTCGCTTGCCTTGTGGTAGTCAGTGTGCAGCCCAAAGCTTGACACCGTGTGGGCAATGATGCCCTGCCGGGCAAGCGTGTAGTTATCCGAACGCTGAAAGAAATTCTCGTCCGGATGCGGATCGGCAACCAGTTTAGCCCCACGCCGCGCAAGTTCGGCACCAAGGTCGGAGCGTTCATACCCCGTAAGCCAAAGCTCATCGGGCTTCACCTTTGCATCGGGGCGGCCTATCATTTCAAATTCGAGGTTCGCAACAAGATCCTCCTTTGGAAACGGCAAATAATTGACAAAATGCGAGGCGCCGAAACCGCCCGCTTCCTCGCTGCCAAAACATACGAAATAGACGGTCCTCCTGGGCTTCTCGCCTGCCGCGATCACTCTTGCGAGTTCGAGAACTGCGACCGATCCGGAAGCATCATCGTCGGCGCCGTTAAATATCTTATCGTCGCCCGGAGCATTATCGCGTACGCCCAGGTGGTCGAGGTGCGAGGTTATCAAGATGACCTGCGAGCGAAGTTTTGCATCCGAACCCGTGATCTTGCCGATCGCGTTCCATGTATAGGTCGGTGCTCCGGCCGTGAATGTCGCATTCAGCGTAAGTGTGCTGCCGTCTGCAAGCTTTGCAAGTTCATCGCCCGCCTTTTTTGATACGGCCATGAGCGTTCCAAACCGCCCAAGCTGCGCCCTGCGGCGTGCGACCTCATCCCAATTTTGGCGGATCTCGTTCGTCTCGACCATTATCACGGCGGCAGCACCGCCGCGTTGGAGATCGCGGATCGCGCCTTGAAAACTGTCGTAAGCCGCATCGGCAGGAGGGGTCAGAATGACGATCGCTCCTTTTTTAGCCGCATCGCCCGGCTTCGCGTGTTGAATGGGGCCGCTGATCTGCTTTCCAGCGATCGAAAAAACAATAAGGTCTTGACCGAGTTTGATCTTTGAGCCGGGATCGCCTTCGATATCCAGGCCGCTTAATTGCTGCCGTGCGGGAACGGTGACGGTCTGTACGAATGTGGGCTTTCCGTCAAAGCCCGTATCGCCTGCCGCCTCAAGCCCGAACTGCATGAATTGCGAGCCGATATACTCGGCCGCGATCCGCTCGAATGCCGTGCCGCTGCCGCGTCCCTGCATTGCGTCGCCGGCCAAAAAGTACATTGCCGCACGGACATCGCGTTCGGAGACCGTATTCGGCACCTTCTGCGCAGCAGCAGAAAATGCAGCACCGAAGGCAAATACAACAAGGAGCGACGACCTCAAAAACACATTCTTCATACCGAGTTAATACGCAGCGGCGGCGGTTTGGTTCTGTATTTTCGTATCGGGACAAAATGCCGACAGCGGCCGTTTCTGTTCAGGATGCTTGACGACAGTTAGTTGCCATCGAGCGCCGCGGTCGCTACAATCAAAACTGCAATTCCCAAAGAGATATTAATAGTTCAAAGGAGGGCTATGCGTTTTTCTATTCTTTCATTCATTGCGGCACTCTTCGTTATTGCCGGCACGGCTTCGGTCTCAAAGGCAGGTTTCGTCTATTCGGTGGTTGACGCCGTTGAAGGCAATCAGATCTACGGCTTTTCTGCAAATGAAACTACCGGCGAACTTACGCTTCTGGCGGGCTTTCCGGTCGCGACGGGCTTTATAGGAGGCGGCAACACAAATTTGGAGCATATCGTTTACGATCCGGTTAACAAGTTCCTGTTTGTCGCGAACCGCGGCTCGTCAAACATATCCGTCTATTCGGTTAACACGATGACGGGGGCGATCGCTCCTGCGTCCTTTTCACCGATCGCCTCGGTTGCGAATCAACGGACGCTGAAGGTGCATCCGTCCGGATCGCCGCTGATCGTCGGCGCGGATAACTTTGCAAGCTTTGTCATAACCGCAACATCGGCGACGCCCGCTCCCGGCAGCCCCTACACTATGCCGACAGGCGTCAGTCCTGCAGCCTCGGCAATGTCGCCCGACGGCTCTTACTATTACGCAGGCGGCAACACAGGCAACTTCTTTGCGGGAATGTCGGTCAATTCCTCGACGGGCGAACTTACGCCGATAACGGGCAGCCCGTTCGATTCGACCGCAAGCAACCCTGTGCCGGTAGATGTCGATTCGACGGGAAGGCTCTTTGTTTACGGCTCGCGCCAAGCCGCAATGCGTATCTATACGCTCGCGTCGGGTGTACCGACAGCGGTAGCCGGAACACCGTTCACGGCCGGCGAGGTCGGCTTCGCCTCAGTGGCAAAACTGCACCCGAACGGCAACTTCCTTATGCTTCCGAACAGGACGCGTGCCCACGTCTATTCGTACGCTGTCGGCGGTTCAGGAGCGGCTACAACCTTTAGCGTCGTCGCCGGTTCGCCTTTCGGAACGGGCGGAACAACCTCGCTTGCCGGTGTGTATAATCCCGCCGGGACATTCTTCTATGTTGCAAATGCCGGTTCGCGCAATTTGACCCGTTTTGCGGTAAATCCCTCGACGGGCGTTCTGTCGGGCCAGGTCGTACAAGCGGCAAACACCCTCGGATCGGTAGGAAGCCTTTCGGGCATCGCTTACGTTCCGGAAGGGCCAATGTCCGGCCCGGTAACGATCTC from Chloracidobacterium sp. includes these protein-coding regions:
- a CDS encoding beta-propeller fold lactonase family protein, whose protein sequence is MRFSILSFIAALFVIAGTASVSKAGFVYSVVDAVEGNQIYGFSANETTGELTLLAGFPVATGFIGGGNTNLEHIVYDPVNKFLFVANRGSSNISVYSVNTMTGAIAPASFSPIASVANQRTLKVHPSGSPLIVGADNFASFVITATSATPAPGSPYTMPTGVSPAASAMSPDGSYYYAGGNTGNFFAGMSVNSSTGELTPITGSPFDSTASNPVPVDVDSTGRLFVYGSRQAAMRIYTLASGVPTAVAGTPFTAGEVGFASVAKLHPNGNFLMLPNRTRAHVYSYAVGGSGAATTFSVVAGSPFGTGGTTSLAGVYNPAGTFFYVANAGSRNLTRFAVNPSTGVLSGQVVQAANTLGSVGSLSGIAYVPEGPMSGPVTISGRIMRANGTGVSGARVNISGPNGFSANALTGSFGYFTFNGILSDRQYTITIVSKLATFGPTLITPSGDVTGLEIFEVPTFSPRLSR
- a CDS encoding M20/M25/M40 family metallo-hydrolase; its protein translation is MVETNEIRQNWDEVARRRAQLGRFGTLMAVSKKAGDELAKLADGSTLTLNATFTAGAPTYTWNAIGKITGSDAKLRSQVILITSHLDHLGVRDNAPGDDKIFNGADDDASGSVAVLELARVIAAGEKPRRTVYFVCFGSEEAGGFGASHFVNYLPFPKEDLVANLEFEMIGRPDAKVKPDELWLTGYERSDLGAELARRGAKLVADPHPDENFFQRSDNYTLARQGIIAHTVSSFGLHTDYHKASDEVRTIDFGHMTRSINSMIEPVRWLINSDFVPTWREGKKP